One window of Nicotiana tomentosiformis chromosome 11, ASM39032v3, whole genome shotgun sequence genomic DNA carries:
- the LOC104090975 gene encoding CEN-like protein 2: MAQMTDPLVISRVVGDVVDYFSPSVKMCVIYNPSKHVYNGHELFPSFVTSKPKVEVHGGDMRSFFTLIMTDPDVPGPSDPYLREHLHWVITDIPGTTDSSFGKEVVGYEMPMPNIGIHRFVFLLFKQKKRQTVSAPLSRDRFNTRKYAEENELGSPVAAVFFNCQRETAARKR; this comes from the exons ATGGCTCAAATGACAGATCCCCTTGTGATTAGTAGGGTGGTTGGAGATGTTGTTGATTATTTCTCTCCAAGTGTTAAGATGTGTGTTATTTATAACCCCAGTAAGCATGTCTATAATGGGCATGAACTCTTTCCATCCTTTGTTACCTCTAAACCTAAGGTTGAAGTTCATGGAGGTGACATGAGATCCTTCTTTACACTG aTCATGACTGACCCTGATGTTCCTGGTCCTAGCGATCCATATCTTAGGGAGCACTTACATTG GGTAATTACAGACATTCCAGGCACTACAGATTCCTCGTTTG GAAAAGAAGTGGTGGGCTATGAAATGCCAATGCCTAACATTGGAATCCATAGGTTTGTGTTTCTGCTCTTCAAGCAGAAGAAGAGGCAAACAGTGAGCGCACCATTATCCAGGGACCGATTCAATACGCGGAAATACGCAGAAGAAAATGAGCTTGGCTCTCCAGTTGCTGCTGTTTTCTTCAACTGCCAAAGGGAAACCGCGGCCAGAAAGCGTTGA